Proteins from a genomic interval of Maniola hyperantus chromosome 1, iAphHyp1.2, whole genome shotgun sequence:
- the IntS2 gene encoding integrator complex subunit 2 isoform X2 → MQAQLAEHNQNKNSNAESSFKASELFDNEVYLEEITDVICISLAELPNLLNICDIVEVLLYVNKGPVIISWVVANMPETLLEVAESLVMNAERGEEGGIRAKTLSTLCDACPYIAAAVRAKAVTSSRLPCLVISLTLTHHQDDLVSFVSGLLLGSDLTSRAWFATFLRNSHKRGKGDGHAALVKLRQELLNRLKEATAGVEASALLRLYCALRGIAGIKFQDDEVSGLLRLVTQKPPPTPAGVRFVSLSLCMILACPSLMAAADHEKKAIEWVQWLVKEEAYFESNSGVTASFGEMLLLIAIHFHSGQLAAVGELVCATLGMRVPVRPNGLARIKQAFTQEIFTEQVVTAHAVKVPVTVNLNSNITGYLPVHCIHQLLKSRAFSKHKVPIKNWIYSQICNCTAPLHPVMPALVEVYVNSILVINNKGTNEYFNQPITEEKIRKVFRNSIFGVNFDSKNKPFTPMETDGESSVEINIEKPTLASQLLLIYYLLLYEDVRLANSATLVANGRKIKSYSSAFLSELPIKYLLHQAQKDQMSYGGLFSPLLRLLATHFPQLSLVDDWMDDQVFGDTCRHQVDVNISDISINEAFQCIEVNPYKTGKILKAMLNKNPTDIWPFAEIFVRYFKSVLGDQVPRHIQELYREVWLRLNTVLPRCLWIMTINALLDINNGNSRNVTITQENVLVDPLQVLRCDIRVFRCGPILKIILRILEASLAASRSQLSRHLLDKPLLEKSGQLTSDAEREELKNALIAAQESAALQILLEACLETEEDQSKPELMWSLREVRSIICSFLHQIFISEPSLAKLVHFQGYPRELLQVTVQGIPSMHICLDFIPELLSQASLEKQIFAVDLVSHLSIQYALPKAMSIARLCVNTLSTLLSVLPSDLRLELFQPILKSLVRICIAFPSLLEDITSLLLQLGRICESQVSLGHCWNDTNILGEGAYVQSDVQSDSKVLVAEVLCRDIKITMSEIVQKALLNDKLY, encoded by the exons ATGCAGGCACAATTGGCAGAACACAATCAGAACAAAAATTCGAATGCAGAATCTTCATTTAAGGCATCTGAACTTTTTGATAATGAAGTGTATCTTGAAGAAATTACAGATGTAATTTGTATAAGTCTTGCAGAACTGCCAAATTTGCTGAATATTTGCGATATAGTTGAAGTTCTTCTTTATGTGAATAAGGGCCCTGTTATCATTTCTTGGGTTGTTGCAAATATGCCGGAGACTTTACTAGAAG TTGCTGAATCGCTTGTAATGAATGCTGAAAGGGGTGAAGAAGGTGGTATCAGAGCAAAAACTCTGTCTACTTTGTGTGATGCCTGTCCATACATAGCAGCAGCAGTAAGGGCTAAGGCTGTTACTTCATCCCGGTTACCATGTCTAGTTATCAGCCTAACTTTAACACATCATCAGGATGACTTG gtATCCTTTGTATCTGGACTTTTGCTAGGCTCTGATCTGACATCTAGAGCTTGGTTTGCAACATTTTTACGTAACTCGCACAAAAGGGGGAAAGGCGATGGGCACGCAGCATTGGTAAAGTTACGCCAAGAGCTATTAAATAGGCTTAAAGAAGCTACAGCTGGCGTGGAGGCATCAGCATTGTTGAGATTGTATTGTGCACTTCGAGGAATTGCAGGAATTAAGTTTCAAGATGATGAAGTTTCTGGATTATTGCGACTAGTCACCCAAAAACCACCACCAACTCCTGCTGGAGTGAGAtttgtttcattaagtctgTGTATGATACTTGCTTGTCCATCATTAATGG CTGCTGCAGATCATGAAAAGAAGGCAATAGAATGGGTACAGTGGCTTGTAAAAGAAGAAGCATATTTCGAAAG CAACTCTGGTGTTACGGCGTCATTTGGGGAAATGTTGCTCCTCATTGCAATTCATTTCCATTCGGGACAACTAGCTGCTGTGGGCGAATTAGTTTGTGCTACTCTCGGGATGCGCGTGCCCGTCCGTCCTAATGGCTTAGCGCGCATCAAACAAGCATTTACTCAAGAAATATTTACTGAACAG GTTGTCACTGCGCATGCAGTAAAAGTTCCAGTTACTGTCAATCTTAACAGCAATATTACTGGCTATTTACCTGTCCATTGTATTCACCAGCTACTTAAATCTCGAGCATTTTCAAAACACAAGGTGCCAATCAAGAATTGGATATACAGTCAGATTTGTAACTGTACAGCTCCATTGCATCCTGTGATGCCAGCGCTTGTCGAGGTTTATGTCAACTCTATTCTTGTGATTAACAATAAAGGCACCAATGAATACTTTAACCAACCTATAACAGAAGAAAAAATTAGAaaagtttttagaaattctatttttggtgttaatttcgattcaaaaaaTAAGCCATTCACTCCCATGGAAACTGATGGAGAATCATCGGTGGAAATAAACATAGAGAAACCGACACTGGCATCGCAATTACTGCTGATATATTACCTACTTCTTTATGAAGATGTTAGATTGGCTAACTCTGCTACTCTTGTAGCAAATgggagaaaaataaaaagttattctTCAGCATTTCTGTCAGAATTGcccataaaatatttattgcacCAAGCACAGAAAGATCAAATGAGTTATGGGGGACTTTTTAGCCCATTATTACGTTTATTAGCTACTCATTTTCCACAACTATCCCTCGTAGACGATTGGATGGACGATCAAGTGTTTGGAGATACATGTCGTCATCAAGTGGATGTTAATATTTCTGATATATCAATAAATGAAGCATTTCAATGCATTGAGGTAAACCCATATAAAACCGGCAAAATTCTTAAGGCTATGCTGAATAAAAATCCAACAGACATATGGCCCTTTGCTGAAATATTTGTTAGATATTTTAAAAGCGTGCTCGGCGACCAGGTTCCGCGACACATACAAGAACTTTATCGTGAAGTTTGGCTGCGCCTCAACACTGTCCTACCGCGCTGTTTGTGGATAATGACTATAAATGCTCTTCTCGATATTAACAATGGTAATAGCAGAAATGTTACAATTACACAAGAAAATGTTTTAGTAGATCCACTTCAAGTTTTAAGGTGTGACATTCGAGTGTTTAGATGTGggccgattttaaaaataattcttaGAATTTTAGAAGCTAGCTTAGCAGCATCAAGAAGCCAGTTGAGCCGCCATTTGTTAGACAAACCTCTGCTAGAGAAAAGTGGCCAGTTGACCTCGGATGCAGAAAGAGAAGAGTTGAAGAACGCATTGATTGCCGCTCAAGAAAGTGCTGCACTGCAAATTTTATTAGAAGCATGTTTAGAGACCGAAGAAGACCAATCTAAACCTGAACTTATGTGGTCGCTAAGGGAAGTCCGAAGTATAATTTGTTCATTTTTACATCAAATATTCATTTCGGAACCATCGCTAGCTAAGCTGGTACACTTTCAAGGCTACCCGAGAGAACTTCTGCAAGTTACTGTGCAAGGAATACCGTCTATGCATATCTGTTTAGATTTCATTCCAGAACTTTTAAGTCAAGCTTCACTTGAAAAGCAGATTTTCGCTGTGGACCTTGTGTCCCACTTGTCAATTCAGTACGCGTTACCGAAAGCGATGTCGATCGCAAGGTTGTGTGTCAACACTCTGTCCACGCTGCTATCGGTCCTTCCCAGTGACTTGCGCCTCGAACTCTTCCAGCCAATATTAAAATCGCTTGTACGAATATGCATCGCATTTCCTTCCCTCCTCGAAGATATTACGTCACTGCTATTGCAGCTGGGACGAATATGTGAATCTCAAGTCTCCCTCGGGCACTGTTGGAACGATACCAATATCCTAGGGGAGGGGGCGTATGTTCAGTCAGATGTTCAGAGTGACAGTAAAGTATTAGTAGCAGAAGTTTTGTGCAGagatattaaaataacaatGTCTGAAATAGTTCAAAAAGCCCTTTTAAATGATAAGTTATATTAA
- the IntS2 gene encoding integrator complex subunit 2 isoform X1 gives MDSMFMKPVQPHVFKALKDVDIPTLVNCSPDEIRPIIPCLVRMALIAPLDVTRYCAEAKKEILTLLSGIDLVNFIVSLLSIEFHALEVDLKKEQQMRQKSGSQSTESFLIPTVVNGIANDFEQSDSARRVRLVLSELLQMQAQLAEHNQNKNSNAESSFKASELFDNEVYLEEITDVICISLAELPNLLNICDIVEVLLYVNKGPVIISWVVANMPETLLEVAESLVMNAERGEEGGIRAKTLSTLCDACPYIAAAVRAKAVTSSRLPCLVISLTLTHHQDDLVSFVSGLLLGSDLTSRAWFATFLRNSHKRGKGDGHAALVKLRQELLNRLKEATAGVEASALLRLYCALRGIAGIKFQDDEVSGLLRLVTQKPPPTPAGVRFVSLSLCMILACPSLMAAADHEKKAIEWVQWLVKEEAYFESNSGVTASFGEMLLLIAIHFHSGQLAAVGELVCATLGMRVPVRPNGLARIKQAFTQEIFTEQVVTAHAVKVPVTVNLNSNITGYLPVHCIHQLLKSRAFSKHKVPIKNWIYSQICNCTAPLHPVMPALVEVYVNSILVINNKGTNEYFNQPITEEKIRKVFRNSIFGVNFDSKNKPFTPMETDGESSVEINIEKPTLASQLLLIYYLLLYEDVRLANSATLVANGRKIKSYSSAFLSELPIKYLLHQAQKDQMSYGGLFSPLLRLLATHFPQLSLVDDWMDDQVFGDTCRHQVDVNISDISINEAFQCIEVNPYKTGKILKAMLNKNPTDIWPFAEIFVRYFKSVLGDQVPRHIQELYREVWLRLNTVLPRCLWIMTINALLDINNGNSRNVTITQENVLVDPLQVLRCDIRVFRCGPILKIILRILEASLAASRSQLSRHLLDKPLLEKSGQLTSDAEREELKNALIAAQESAALQILLEACLETEEDQSKPELMWSLREVRSIICSFLHQIFISEPSLAKLVHFQGYPRELLQVTVQGIPSMHICLDFIPELLSQASLEKQIFAVDLVSHLSIQYALPKAMSIARLCVNTLSTLLSVLPSDLRLELFQPILKSLVRICIAFPSLLEDITSLLLQLGRICESQVSLGHCWNDTNILGEGAYVQSDVQSDSKVLVAEVLCRDIKITMSEIVQKALLNDKLY, from the exons ATGGATTCCATGTTTATGAAACCGGTGCAGCCACACGTATTTAAAGCGTTAAAAGAtgtcgatatcccaactcttgtTAACTGCTCTCCTGATGAAATAAGACCTATCATACCTTGTCTCGTACGTATGGCCCTTATAGCGCCATTAGACGTTACAAGATACTGCGCCGAGGCGAAAAAGGAAATACTGACTTTATTATCTGGAATAGATTTGGTCAATTTTATAGTATCGCTTCTCTCTATTGAATTTCACGCCCTTGAAGTCGATCTTAAGAAAGAACAGCAAATGCG ACAAAAAAGTGGTTCACAAAGCACAGAATCGTTTTTAATTCCAACTGTAGTCAATGGTATTGCAAATGACTTTGAACAGTCAGATTCTGCTAGAAGGGTACGTTTGGTTCTCTCAGAGTTATTACAAATGCAGGCACAATTGGCAGAACACAATCAGAACAAAAATTCGAATGCAGAATCTTCATTTAAGGCATCTGAACTTTTTGATAATGAAGTGTATCTTGAAGAAATTACAGATGTAATTTGTATAAGTCTTGCAGAACTGCCAAATTTGCTGAATATTTGCGATATAGTTGAAGTTCTTCTTTATGTGAATAAGGGCCCTGTTATCATTTCTTGGGTTGTTGCAAATATGCCGGAGACTTTACTAGAAG TTGCTGAATCGCTTGTAATGAATGCTGAAAGGGGTGAAGAAGGTGGTATCAGAGCAAAAACTCTGTCTACTTTGTGTGATGCCTGTCCATACATAGCAGCAGCAGTAAGGGCTAAGGCTGTTACTTCATCCCGGTTACCATGTCTAGTTATCAGCCTAACTTTAACACATCATCAGGATGACTTG gtATCCTTTGTATCTGGACTTTTGCTAGGCTCTGATCTGACATCTAGAGCTTGGTTTGCAACATTTTTACGTAACTCGCACAAAAGGGGGAAAGGCGATGGGCACGCAGCATTGGTAAAGTTACGCCAAGAGCTATTAAATAGGCTTAAAGAAGCTACAGCTGGCGTGGAGGCATCAGCATTGTTGAGATTGTATTGTGCACTTCGAGGAATTGCAGGAATTAAGTTTCAAGATGATGAAGTTTCTGGATTATTGCGACTAGTCACCCAAAAACCACCACCAACTCCTGCTGGAGTGAGAtttgtttcattaagtctgTGTATGATACTTGCTTGTCCATCATTAATGG CTGCTGCAGATCATGAAAAGAAGGCAATAGAATGGGTACAGTGGCTTGTAAAAGAAGAAGCATATTTCGAAAG CAACTCTGGTGTTACGGCGTCATTTGGGGAAATGTTGCTCCTCATTGCAATTCATTTCCATTCGGGACAACTAGCTGCTGTGGGCGAATTAGTTTGTGCTACTCTCGGGATGCGCGTGCCCGTCCGTCCTAATGGCTTAGCGCGCATCAAACAAGCATTTACTCAAGAAATATTTACTGAACAG GTTGTCACTGCGCATGCAGTAAAAGTTCCAGTTACTGTCAATCTTAACAGCAATATTACTGGCTATTTACCTGTCCATTGTATTCACCAGCTACTTAAATCTCGAGCATTTTCAAAACACAAGGTGCCAATCAAGAATTGGATATACAGTCAGATTTGTAACTGTACAGCTCCATTGCATCCTGTGATGCCAGCGCTTGTCGAGGTTTATGTCAACTCTATTCTTGTGATTAACAATAAAGGCACCAATGAATACTTTAACCAACCTATAACAGAAGAAAAAATTAGAaaagtttttagaaattctatttttggtgttaatttcgattcaaaaaaTAAGCCATTCACTCCCATGGAAACTGATGGAGAATCATCGGTGGAAATAAACATAGAGAAACCGACACTGGCATCGCAATTACTGCTGATATATTACCTACTTCTTTATGAAGATGTTAGATTGGCTAACTCTGCTACTCTTGTAGCAAATgggagaaaaataaaaagttattctTCAGCATTTCTGTCAGAATTGcccataaaatatttattgcacCAAGCACAGAAAGATCAAATGAGTTATGGGGGACTTTTTAGCCCATTATTACGTTTATTAGCTACTCATTTTCCACAACTATCCCTCGTAGACGATTGGATGGACGATCAAGTGTTTGGAGATACATGTCGTCATCAAGTGGATGTTAATATTTCTGATATATCAATAAATGAAGCATTTCAATGCATTGAGGTAAACCCATATAAAACCGGCAAAATTCTTAAGGCTATGCTGAATAAAAATCCAACAGACATATGGCCCTTTGCTGAAATATTTGTTAGATATTTTAAAAGCGTGCTCGGCGACCAGGTTCCGCGACACATACAAGAACTTTATCGTGAAGTTTGGCTGCGCCTCAACACTGTCCTACCGCGCTGTTTGTGGATAATGACTATAAATGCTCTTCTCGATATTAACAATGGTAATAGCAGAAATGTTACAATTACACAAGAAAATGTTTTAGTAGATCCACTTCAAGTTTTAAGGTGTGACATTCGAGTGTTTAGATGTGggccgattttaaaaataattcttaGAATTTTAGAAGCTAGCTTAGCAGCATCAAGAAGCCAGTTGAGCCGCCATTTGTTAGACAAACCTCTGCTAGAGAAAAGTGGCCAGTTGACCTCGGATGCAGAAAGAGAAGAGTTGAAGAACGCATTGATTGCCGCTCAAGAAAGTGCTGCACTGCAAATTTTATTAGAAGCATGTTTAGAGACCGAAGAAGACCAATCTAAACCTGAACTTATGTGGTCGCTAAGGGAAGTCCGAAGTATAATTTGTTCATTTTTACATCAAATATTCATTTCGGAACCATCGCTAGCTAAGCTGGTACACTTTCAAGGCTACCCGAGAGAACTTCTGCAAGTTACTGTGCAAGGAATACCGTCTATGCATATCTGTTTAGATTTCATTCCAGAACTTTTAAGTCAAGCTTCACTTGAAAAGCAGATTTTCGCTGTGGACCTTGTGTCCCACTTGTCAATTCAGTACGCGTTACCGAAAGCGATGTCGATCGCAAGGTTGTGTGTCAACACTCTGTCCACGCTGCTATCGGTCCTTCCCAGTGACTTGCGCCTCGAACTCTTCCAGCCAATATTAAAATCGCTTGTACGAATATGCATCGCATTTCCTTCCCTCCTCGAAGATATTACGTCACTGCTATTGCAGCTGGGACGAATATGTGAATCTCAAGTCTCCCTCGGGCACTGTTGGAACGATACCAATATCCTAGGGGAGGGGGCGTATGTTCAGTCAGATGTTCAGAGTGACAGTAAAGTATTAGTAGCAGAAGTTTTGTGCAGagatattaaaataacaatGTCTGAAATAGTTCAAAAAGCCCTTTTAAATGATAAGTTATATTAA